From the genome of Clavelina lepadiformis chromosome 2, kaClaLepa1.1, whole genome shotgun sequence:
TTTCCACTCATTTTCATCAGGCAGTAGACATGAATGTTTCGGGAAAAGCAGGTATATAATTCTTTATGTATATAACTTCACCATAATGCAGAAATATTCCAAACTTTGTGATTGCTTTATTATGTTATTTGTGGTGTGATTGAGATTTTATGATGTACGATGTGTGTTTGTATATTTCAGGAAGCAAATATTTAGGCATTTTGTACCCAAAATATCCCCGGAATTGGTAGCTTTTTTACGTTTACAATTTGCTTTCCCTACTTTAACAACCTGGCTCTGTCACTGTTCCCAAGTATGTTAGCATTCACACATTGcgatgaaaaatcaaaatactaCTAATTTCATATCCTTGGAAAAAATCATGCTAACTTGTCAAGCATACCGGTATGTATTGGCTGAGAGGTTTTCTGATTAAATAGTAATTTTGTGTAACTAAGTGTAACATCCTGAGgagcaaaaaaaaactacaagTTATCGAAGAATTGAGTTAATAAGCTCCCAAGCCTCAACCATTTTAGTAGTTATTTTTCATACTAATGAAAGCACTTCCATTTTTTGAACATCATAGTCATTGTTCAATCCAATGTGTCACGTTGCTGACTGTACTTGTTGTGTATAATATAAGAATTTTCAATATAGATGTTTTTCCATTGCTGTTaacagttttctttttttttagttagttgTCTTCCTTGTTACAAGAACTGCACGAACACAGAGAAACGAAACCATTTTCACTGCTGCATGTGTCCAGCAGTCATAACAAGACGTTACAATTTTAAATGTCATCTAGGTAGGTTTTACTGTGTCATTTGCATCTTTCTGTTTCACTGTTATTCGTAAATACTAATTCTGTTTTCACTATTTAAATGCACGAATCGGATGCAAAAGTGgttggaaaaaatttaaatgtttttgacttCTTTCAGGCTAACTCTATTTATTACAACATGCATAATTACACTTTTTACTAGCACTAGTAATGtgttaacttaattataaGTAGTATATTTTATAGCTTTGTAACTAtttgtttgtgtattttataTATGTTGAACGTTTTTCAGAATTATGCTCAATGGCTGGAAAACGATTGTTTTCAGGGGATGATAAGGTATCAGATGATGcacaaaacttttgaaaagtatgtctgttgttgataaccattttatttgttatcgCTATACAACTACAAATGTTCCTTACAGAATATGCAGTATGTACACTGTACAGGGTTCTATTAGGTTTATACTTACAAACTATTACAGAGTCCACTTCTATATGGAAATGGCTCATTCTGTGCACAATGTGAATATGTGAACATACTGCATACCCAATGTACATGAACATGACGTAATGCAACTTTAGTTATGATTGCATTTTAGTTGTGTGTATTGTGCATGCCTGACATCCTTGTGTTAATACTCTGTGCAATTCGCCTAGGACTGCAATTTTTGGTGATCCCCAGACATGTCTCAATAACCaaattatactgtattaaAGTTATTAATCACTACCATGTATCTTTAATATAGCTGTTAAATACTCAGTGTAAATGCTATTGACATTTGTTTTCGATACATAAATATTGTGACATAAAgtgaaaaaatacttttggaGTAACATGGCAAAAATTAGTCATGTCCATAATTACGTTTGTAATGGTGGGGTGCAATAGCTGTGATCATTTCTTTTAAGGTATTCATTCTGTGGCATGGATATGGttaatttcatgtttattaGCCAATTATCCATTCATTTGGACAATGAAGAAATTAATGcaaattgcataaaaaaaattaagacatCTTTTCCTGACATATATTATGACCAACATGGAAGGGTCATACCCTCAATGACAGGTATCATAAGGGTATagttactttgttgttgttgttattggCATACAGAATGCATACATAATAGTTGTCTTTTAGATCGAAAAATAATCAGTGATCCTGATCTTTCAAGCAAATCCAATCACTCTTCCGTAGCTTTGCATGTGATAAACCCTAGTTCAGGTGTCCCAGTTATTACAGCAATGACGACAACTTTGACTACTACTGGGTCCCTTTCCAGTCAAGTCCAGACACTTCAGTGGTCACAAGCTCCAGATTTTACTTCCACTATTGAGAATCAGCATGTGTCCGGTAAAATCGAAAAAGAATATGTTAGCAGCAAAAATCTTTGAAATCTGGAAAACTTACTCCATCAAAATTTATTGGTGCGTCATTATTACTGCAAACATACTTAGAATGAAATGCTTGAATAAGTACAATTAAATAGGTAATTCAGTCCATCACTGGACATATCCAGAATTTAATTGTGTGATTTTTTTTGATGCAGACATTAAACATTTGTGGGAATCCAAACACTCAGGTAGAGTTGAAGTTGTCATCGGAAATATGGCAATAAAAACAGATTCAATGAAACGCTTGCAATCTGCTTGGCTTGATGACGATGTTAGTTTGgcgtttttttgtaaattttgctgaaaaacttTAACATATTGCTATTCTGttcaattttataatttctaTGATAACTTTGTTTTTAGGTTATGGAAGGAGTATTGAAAGCCTTGGTTTTAAAGGTGATCTTTATTGGGTTTGGAATAAACTTACATTGCTTGTAGGGTAAACACAGTGCTCAACTTTTTTGGGTTTTACAGGCAAAGAAGAAGATTGTTGTACTGTCACCCATCTATTCTACAATGTGGTTTTGGAATGGGCGGTTCCGGCAATCTACCGCAAGCAAACTGGTAAGCTGAACTTATGAAGTTTTTGGATCAGGGGGAATGCTTAAGCGTCTGTAATTTTGAAGCCTAACATATGCCTGTAATTTATCGAATATATAAAGAAAGAACCTTTTTTTAAGGaacttataataataataataaacaacaaactGCTAAACTTTGGCACACATAcagtaacaaaaataataaatttattacagTAATATCCACTTAAAGTTAGCAAGTGATGTGCAGGTGGTAATAAATTTTTTCGGACATTTCCTGATCTATATGCAACAACAGTTATGATAGCCATGAACGTTGTTAATAGTTGTTGTAAACTGCACATTAACAGTTTAACTATCATGATCTAATTTTTGTAGGCCAATGCTATGATTGATCAGTCATTTATCACTGTGGTAAATGTCCATGAAAACCACTGGTTGTTGATGGTcagtaaaatttgataaatattgAAGTGAGGAAACTTACTGGCTGACTGCTAACCAATtacaattttacttttcagGTTAAAAGCAATGACACTAAAACTATTTACGTTTATGACTCGTTTGGAAAAGAACCAATGGAATATATTCCTCGAATAAAAAACACTTTGGGTATCACTGTAGTTGTCATGTTAGCGCCTGtttcataaatataaatttatgcaaaaagtaattctATTTGTAAAACAATAGATCATTTTTTCGACACTATCGAAAAACAACATCTGATTGGAGATACTGCTGCAGAAAGCGTAACGAACAAAAGGACTTTATGAATTGTAGCCCTCTTGCATTAATGGTAAAGTTGCAaaacactgttttagttttatataATCCACTTTGGATccagaatatttttaaaccattAAATTGTTGTAGGAAGCAGAACGTTATTTGtgccaaaatttgtttgaagacGCAGATTTCAAAGCGGATTCAACATCGTGTACTTTGTACAGAGAGAATTTTGGCAACTTATTGCTCAATATGACAGGTAAGCATTATTTCAAACACAAACAGCTAGGGTTTAATGGTGCTATTGCAGTGCTTTTCTCCTATTTTACATAGAATTAGAAATCATTGTACATAGTGTCGACcattttgacaaaatgctAACGCAATAATGGAACATTCTTGTAATGTAGATAATTAGATACACCTGTGCTGAATTACAACAATAATATGGAAAGCATGGTTGTTGCTTAATGTGAcatgtttcaattacattattaGATGAAAGTTGTTTGGAAAATTACTGTCTCATGTGTCATGATGCAAAATCACCAAAATCATTTCATGGAGACACAATAAATTGGGTATGATTCCTATGAAGTATGACAGAAATGTGCCATTGGCGCATTTGTTTTTGATCAAGTTGTGTAATGTGACAGTGATAAGAATCCACTAAGCTAATGAAAGTGTGAAATTCAATTAATTACTTAATCATATCTTGTAAATTATAAGAGCGATCAATTTTGCTATGAACATTAATTACTGCAAAGGTTACAGTGCTTGCATTTCCAGATTTTTGAGGATAAATACATTGAGAGATGTGATTGCAAAAAAGTAATCCTATGTATTGTTTTCTAAGGTGTCCTGTGAAGAATGTAGAATTAAGGTGGTGCCATGAGATTTGTCTGAAAGGTTGCTGTTTAAAGAACACATTTACATGTCAGCATCAATAACagaaaagttgattcatatGCACATTTCATTGATTgtattctttttctttttcgaaATCACTTTTAATAAACATCATCCACAGAAACCTAAGATAAGCAGTTTATAAACCAGGCAAACAGGAAATAAAGTTGCAATATTTTACATGCATCCGAGAATAAACTGTATAAATACCGTTTGTGCTTGTAAAGTGCTCGTACTGAACAGAAAAAtccattaa
Proteins encoded in this window:
- the LOC143447121 gene encoding uncharacterized protein LOC143447121 isoform X1 translates to MAIKTDSMKRLQSAWLDDDVMEGVLKALVLKAKKKIVVLSPIYSTMWFWNGRFRQSTASKLANAMIDQSFITVVNVHENHWLLMVKSNDTKTIYVYDSFGKEPMEYIPRIKNTLDHFFDTIEKQHLIGDTAAESVTNKRTL
- the LOC143447121 gene encoding uncharacterized protein LOC143447121 isoform X3: MEGVLKALVLKAKKKIVVLSPIYSTMWFWNGRFRQSTASKLANAMIDQSFITVVNVHENHWLLMVKSNDTKTIYVYDSFGKEPMEYIPRIKNTLDHFFDTIEKQHLIGDTAAESVTNKRTL
- the LOC143447121 gene encoding uncharacterized protein LOC143447121 isoform X2 — encoded protein: MDMVNFMFISQLSIHLDNEEINANCIKKIKTSFPDIYYDQHGRVIPSMTDRKIISDPDLSSKSNHSSVALHVINPSSGVPVITAMTTTLTTTGSLSSQVQTLQWSQAPDFTSTIENQHVSGKIEKEYVSSKNL